One part of the Leclercia sp. LSNIH1 genome encodes these proteins:
- the nfo gene encoding deoxyribonuclease IV: MKYVGAHVSAAGGLANAAIRAAEIEATAFALFTKNQRQWRAAPLTTQVIDEFKAACEKYHFSPGQILPHDSFLINLGHPVQEALDKSRAAFLDEVQRCEQLGLTLLNFHPGSHLAQIDEDACLARIAESINIVLAQTQGVTAVIENTAGQGSNLGFRFEHLAAIIDAVEDKSRIGVCIDTCHAFAAGYDLRSAEACAKTFAEFERVVGFEYLRGMHLNDAKSTFGSRVDRHHSLGEGNIGHDAFRFIMQDPRFDNIPLVLETINPDIWAEEIAWLKAQQHAEATAE; this comes from the coding sequence ATGAAATATGTTGGAGCGCACGTCAGCGCTGCCGGCGGTCTGGCAAATGCCGCTATTCGCGCCGCCGAAATCGAGGCGACCGCCTTCGCCCTGTTCACCAAAAATCAGCGCCAGTGGCGCGCCGCGCCGTTAACGACTCAGGTGATTGATGAGTTCAAAGCGGCCTGCGAAAAATACCATTTCTCCCCCGGCCAGATCCTGCCCCACGACAGTTTCCTGATTAACCTCGGTCACCCGGTACAGGAGGCGCTGGATAAATCCCGCGCGGCCTTCCTCGATGAGGTACAGCGCTGCGAGCAGCTCGGTCTGACGCTGCTGAACTTCCATCCCGGCAGCCATCTGGCGCAGATCGACGAAGATGCTTGTCTGGCGCGGATCGCCGAGTCGATCAACATCGTGCTGGCACAGACCCAGGGGGTGACGGCGGTGATTGAAAATACCGCCGGACAGGGCAGCAACCTCGGTTTCCGCTTTGAGCATCTGGCCGCCATCATCGATGCCGTGGAGGATAAATCCCGCATCGGCGTCTGCATTGATACCTGCCACGCCTTTGCCGCCGGTTACGACCTGCGCAGCGCGGAAGCGTGTGCAAAAACCTTCGCCGAGTTCGAGCGCGTCGTGGGCTTTGAGTACCTGCGCGGTATGCACCTCAACGACGCGAAAAGCACCTTTGGCAGCCGCGTTGACCGTCACCACAGCCTGGGTGAAGGCAACATCGGCCATGATGCGTTCCGCTTTATCATGCAGGATCCGCGTTTCGACAACATTCCGCTGGTGCTGGAAACCATCAACCCGGATATCTGGGCCGAGGAGATCGCCTGGCTGAAAGCGCAACAGCATGCCGAGGCGACCGCAGAATGA
- a CDS encoding sugar kinase encodes MNEREKQILKILRRNPLIQQHEIAQILDISRSRVAAHIMDLMRKGAIKGKGYILTEQDYCVALGAINMDIRGVADIRFPEPSSQPGAIQCAAGGVARNIAHNLALLGREVHLISAVGSDFYGETLLEQTRQAGVNVQSTIRLHGQSTATYLSIASPQDDTVLAINDTHILQGLTPQLLNHSRELLAHAGVVLADCNLTTEALEWVFTLAGDVPVFVDTVSEFKADRIKPWLSRIHTLKPTLKELQILAECEDRTSALAALHEKGVQRIVVCLEDDSVLCSEQGAEPLLLSPLTHPVVDRFGADDAFMAGLIYGFLDGSDFTESARFASACAALSRASESINNPTLSVDNVLSLLESQP; translated from the coding sequence ATGAACGAAAGGGAAAAGCAGATCCTGAAGATCCTGCGGCGCAACCCCCTTATTCAGCAGCATGAGATCGCCCAGATCCTCGATATCAGCCGCTCCCGCGTCGCTGCGCACATTATGGACCTGATGCGCAAAGGAGCGATCAAGGGCAAAGGCTATATCCTGACCGAACAGGATTATTGCGTGGCGCTCGGCGCCATCAATATGGATATTCGCGGGGTGGCCGATATTCGTTTTCCTGAACCCTCCTCCCAGCCGGGAGCCATTCAGTGCGCGGCGGGCGGCGTGGCGCGTAACATCGCCCACAACCTCGCGCTGCTGGGGCGCGAGGTGCACCTGATCTCTGCCGTGGGCAGCGATTTTTATGGCGAAACCCTGCTGGAGCAGACCCGCCAGGCGGGCGTTAACGTGCAGAGCACCATCCGCCTGCACGGACAAAGCACCGCAACCTATCTGTCGATTGCCAGTCCGCAGGACGACACTGTGCTGGCGATCAATGATACCCATATCCTGCAGGGGCTGACGCCGCAGCTGCTGAATCACTCCCGGGAACTGCTGGCCCATGCGGGCGTCGTGCTGGCCGACTGTAACCTCACTACGGAAGCGCTGGAGTGGGTCTTTACCCTCGCCGGGGATGTGCCGGTGTTTGTCGACACGGTTTCAGAATTTAAAGCCGACAGGATCAAACCCTGGCTGTCGCGCATCCATACCCTGAAGCCGACGCTGAAGGAGCTGCAGATCCTGGCGGAGTGCGAGGATCGCACGAGTGCCCTCGCCGCCCTGCATGAGAAAGGGGTGCAGCGGATTGTGGTCTGTCTGGAAGATGATTCGGTGCTCTGCAGCGAACAAGGCGCGGAGCCGCTTCTGCTATCGCCGCTCACCCACCCGGTGGTTGACCGCTTTGGTGCCGATGACGCCTTTATGGCGGGGTTGATTTATGGCTTCCTCGACGGGAGCGATTTTACGGAAAGTGCCCGGTTCGCGAGTGCCTGCGCGGCGCTCTCCCGCGCCAGTGAAAGCATCAATAACCCGACGCTGTCGGTAGATAACGTCCTGTCGCTGCTGGAGAGCCAGCCGTAA